From Rhododendron vialii isolate Sample 1 chromosome 10a, ASM3025357v1, the proteins below share one genomic window:
- the LOC131304311 gene encoding uncharacterized protein LOC131304311 produces the protein MSEFIEGSVTEPTTDVELKTFKSRRSLAMTWLFNTMKADIRSPFLLLNTPYQIWTIAKQTYSQQGNDAQCFKLRKRLRTMDQHNRSVAVYFADLSGAWQEFDYYQGFQAVCSIDAGAWLKRMEKERVYDFLAGLDVEYDPIRVQVLGRVPFPSLGEAYAIVQQEESRRGAMLQAPSSDRSTLVAIPQGQFGSGSGKSQYGTTSGTIDRMSLQCDYCHNTGHTKDFCWKLHGRPSRGRGSGRGGRGSGSGRSQAQAHVSEFTTLSDSGFSTGVQSPSESVGGFSQGEMQALRRLMARADSSSIIAPTSTAAPTASYFAHSGTGNGEGDWQW, from the exons atgtctgagttcattgaaggctctgttactgagcctactactgatgttgaactcaagacgtttaagtctcgtcgatctttagccatgacctggttgtttaatactatgaaggctgatattcgtagtcctttcttgcttcttaacactccatatcagatttggactattgccaAACAGACTTATTCTCAGCAGGGCAATGATGCTCAGTGTTTTAAGTTGCGTAAGCGACTTCGtactatggatcaacacaatcgatcCGTTGCTGTTTACTTTGCTGATCTCAGTGGGGCttggcaagaatttgattattatcaggggtttcaGGCAGTCTGTTCTATTGATGCTGgtgcttggttaaaaagaatgGAGAAAGAAcgtgtgtatgactttcttgctggtcttgatgtggagtatgatccaattagagtgcaggtgttgggtcgtgttccgtttccatctttaggagaggcctatgccattgttcaacaggaggagagcagaaggggtgctatgttacaAGCTCCCTCTTCTGATCGTTCTACATTGGTTGCTATTCCGCAGGGACAGTTTGGGTCTGGCAGTGGAAAGTCTCAGTATGGTACTACTAGTGGGACCATAGACCGTatgtcactccagtgtgattattgccacaacactggacataccaaggatttctgttggaagttacatggtcgtccTTCTCGTGGGCGAGGCAGTGGACGTGGAGGTCGAGGTAGTGGTTCCGGGCGTTCTCAGGCCCAGGCACATGTTTCAGAGTTTACTACCTTGtctgattctgggttcagtacaggagttcagtcaccttctgaatctgttggcggtttctctcagggggagatgcaagctctcaggcgTCTTATGGCTCGAGCTGATTCTTCCTCTATTATAGCTCCTActtccacagcagctcctactgcatcctattttgctcattcag gaactggaaacggggaaggtgattggcagtggtaa